The sequence below is a genomic window from Kitasatospora kifunensis.
GTACCTCGCACCGCACGGCGCCGACCTGCCGGCAGCGGTCGATGCGGCGCTGCCGCCGGCCGCCTCCGGCCCGCGGGCGATCGACGCGGGGCAGGCGGCCTACCTCGCCCGGACGGCGCAGCAGCTGCGTCGGGTCTTCGAGGCGGTCGACGCAGGTCGGCTCGACGAGGCGGCGCATGCCCTGAACGGGTTGCTGGCATCGAGCGGCGCCCGCCCGCAGCTCGACCAAGTCCCCGGCGAGCCCTGGCAGCTCCACTTCCACGGCGCGGACGACTCGCTGGCCGTGGGCTGGAGCGCGGGCTGCGCCCTCGCTCTCGCGCTGGCCGTCGGCAGCGACCTCGCGGGCAGGCTCGGTGTCTGCCAGGCCCCGCACTGCGACCGCGTGTACGTCGACGGCTCACGCAACAGCGCGCGCCAGTTCTGCTCGACCGCCTGTCAGAACCGCACCAAGGCCGCGGCTTTCCGCGCCCGCCAGGCGAAGCAGGCGCGCTCATAGGAGTGCTGTCTGTCGCTCCCGCAAATCCGTTCGCCTGGCCCGCATCTTGCTCCCTACGCTGCGGGCCATGAGCTTCGCCTACGAGATCAGACCCGAGCAGGTCCAGGACCATCCGGCGGTACGCCGCGTACACGCACTCGCCTTCGGCGATCCCGAACGCGTACCCGCGCTGGTCGACGCGCTCCGTGCCGCGCCGGCGTCGATCGAGCCGATATCGCTGGTCGCGGTCGCGACGCGGCAGGATCGGCAGGATCAGGTCGTCGGGCACGTCATGCTCAGCGCCTGCCGGCTCGATGCCCAGATCCGGCTGGTCGATGTCGTCAGCCTGTCGCCTCTGGGCGTCCATCCGGACCACCAGCGCCACGGCGTCGGTACCCGGCTGATCGAGGCGGCGCTGAAAGCGGCCGACGATCGCGGAGTGCCGCTGGTCTTCCTGGAGGGCTCGCCGACGTACTACGGCAAGCGTGGTTTCCAGCGGGCCGACCGGTGCGGGTTCCGATCGCCGTCGTTGCGCATCCCGGATCCGGCGTTCCAGGTCGTGAAGTTGGCGTCGTACCAGCCCTGGATGACCGGCAC
It includes:
- a CDS encoding CGNR zinc finger domain-containing protein, with protein sequence MFDSHVTALLEAAVSLVNSLTGGEERGKPYLAPHGADLPAAVDAALPPAASGPRAIDAGQAAYLARTAQQLRRVFEAVDAGRLDEAAHALNGLLASSGARPQLDQVPGEPWQLHFHGADDSLAVGWSAGCALALALAVGSDLAGRLGVCQAPHCDRVYVDGSRNSARQFCSTACQNRTKAAAFRARQAKQARS
- a CDS encoding GNAT family N-acetyltransferase, producing the protein MSFAYEIRPEQVQDHPAVRRVHALAFGDPERVPALVDALRAAPASIEPISLVAVATRQDRQDQVVGHVMLSACRLDAQIRLVDVVSLSPLGVHPDHQRHGVGTRLIEAALKAADDRGVPLVFLEGSPTYYGKRGFQRADRCGFRSPSLRIPDPAFQVVKLASYQPWMTGTFVYAEAFWANDCVGLRDPERFARIAALG